One window from the genome of Breoghania sp. L-A4 encodes:
- a CDS encoding OpgC domain-containing protein encodes MFIIFIAHLPNNTWTLWIPARFGFSDATEIFVFCSGMASAIAFGKIFDDRGWWMGAARIAHRVWQVYWAHIGLFFVIAAILAAVSASGWVGADYVGQLNLWPFFENAVPNLPALLTLTYVPNYFDILPMYLVILAMLPLVMGIARLGPFYAGAFVVTLWLAAGFGYLDLPAEPWSDRTWFFNPFAWQLVFFTGFAFMIGWLPAPRVDRVLIALAIVIVIATIPFAYFRILGAYPALLEFNRSITPLIDKTHFGILRYVHFLALAYLAWIAAGEHGHRLVAGGAWGKFVAIVRKVGQQSLAVFLTSLVVAQSLAILRDELGRTPLTNALTNCIGFAILIATAYTVAWFKSQPWRRRAKPVASGVKADTQARTINRSTSPAAAE; translated from the coding sequence ATGTTCATCATTTTCATCGCCCACCTGCCCAACAACACCTGGACCCTGTGGATCCCGGCGCGTTTCGGGTTCTCCGATGCGACGGAAATCTTCGTCTTCTGTTCCGGCATGGCCTCGGCCATCGCGTTCGGCAAGATTTTCGATGATCGCGGCTGGTGGATGGGGGCTGCGCGCATCGCGCATCGCGTGTGGCAGGTCTACTGGGCGCACATCGGGCTGTTCTTCGTCATCGCGGCCATTCTGGCGGCCGTCAGCGCCTCCGGGTGGGTCGGGGCGGACTATGTCGGCCAGTTGAACCTGTGGCCGTTCTTCGAGAACGCCGTGCCCAATCTGCCGGCTCTGCTGACGCTCACCTATGTGCCGAACTACTTCGACATCCTGCCGATGTATCTGGTGATCCTCGCCATGCTGCCCCTCGTGATGGGCATCGCACGCCTCGGTCCGTTCTATGCCGGCGCCTTCGTCGTCACCCTTTGGCTGGCGGCCGGTTTCGGCTATCTGGACCTGCCGGCGGAACCGTGGTCGGACCGCACCTGGTTCTTCAATCCCTTTGCCTGGCAACTGGTGTTCTTCACCGGCTTCGCCTTCATGATCGGCTGGCTGCCCGCCCCGCGCGTCGACCGCGTTCTGATCGCGCTGGCCATCGTGATCGTCATCGCGACGATCCCCTTCGCCTATTTCCGCATCCTTGGCGCCTATCCGGCGCTGCTGGAGTTCAACCGCTCGATCACGCCGCTCATCGACAAGACCCATTTCGGCATCCTGCGCTACGTGCATTTCCTGGCGCTCGCCTATCTGGCATGGATCGCCGCCGGCGAGCACGGCCACCGGCTGGTGGCGGGCGGCGCGTGGGGCAAGTTCGTGGCCATCGTGCGCAAGGTCGGCCAGCAGTCGCTCGCCGTGTTCCTCACCAGCCTCGTCGTGGCGCAGTCGCTGGCGATCCTCCGCGACGAGCTCGGCCGCACGCCGCTCACGAACGCGCTCACCAACTGCATCGGCTTCGCCATTCTCATCGCCACCGCCTACACGGTCGCCTGGTTCAAGAGCCAGCCATGGCGGCGGCGGGCGAAACCCGTGGCAAGCGGCGTGAAAGCCGACACGCAGGCCCGGACCATCAACCGCAGCACAAGCCCGGCCGCGGCCGAATAG
- a CDS encoding tetratricopeptide repeat protein, whose protein sequence is MTLRDQFGYPVSLQGGSTDASPTDRRAALAAWNKTVLAFLAHSRQAPGHLQDVLRLAPGFAMASACQGLFCLLQARRELVASAHAALGRAQAAGRGANTREKAYVDALELWLAGQPMAAANALDAALMRHPADALALKLSHAIRFMHGDIIGMRASLERVMKTYTPDHPAYGYVQGCYAFALEESGDYGCAERIGRMAVEHTPDDAWGVHAVAHVFEMTGDTERGVGWLTANPGGWAHCNNFGYHMWWHLALMRLERGETDAVLELYDTRIRLEHTDDYRDISNAASLLSRLEMEGVDVGGRWEELAELSSGRTEDGCLVFADLHYMLALVGGDREDAMRAMLGRLREDAARGSSEMDSIARTAGVPSALGLQAFRNGDYDQAYRALMRARPNLQRIGGSHAQRDVFEQITAEAALRAGHLDDARRLLDERQVRRGGRDGFATRRLALLEGLAGDGLAPTGT, encoded by the coding sequence ATGACATTGCGAGACCAGTTCGGGTACCCCGTCTCCCTGCAGGGCGGCTCAACGGACGCCAGCCCGACAGACCGCCGCGCGGCGCTTGCCGCCTGGAACAAGACAGTTTTGGCCTTCCTCGCCCATTCCCGTCAGGCGCCGGGCCACCTGCAGGACGTGCTGCGGCTGGCCCCCGGCTTCGCCATGGCCTCCGCCTGCCAGGGGCTTTTCTGCCTGCTGCAGGCGCGGCGCGAACTGGTGGCCAGCGCCCACGCCGCGCTGGGCCGGGCGCAAGCGGCCGGACGCGGCGCCAACACCCGCGAGAAGGCCTATGTCGACGCGCTGGAACTGTGGCTCGCGGGTCAGCCGATGGCGGCGGCCAACGCCCTGGACGCGGCGCTCATGCGCCATCCCGCCGACGCGCTGGCGCTGAAGCTGTCGCACGCGATCCGCTTCATGCACGGCGACATCATTGGCATGCGCGCCTCGCTGGAACGCGTCATGAAGACCTATACACCCGACCACCCCGCCTACGGCTATGTTCAGGGCTGTTACGCCTTCGCGCTGGAGGAAAGCGGCGACTACGGCTGCGCCGAACGCATCGGGCGCATGGCGGTGGAACACACGCCCGACGACGCCTGGGGTGTGCACGCGGTGGCGCATGTCTTCGAGATGACCGGCGACACCGAACGCGGCGTCGGCTGGCTGACTGCCAATCCCGGCGGCTGGGCGCATTGCAACAATTTCGGCTATCACATGTGGTGGCATCTGGCATTGATGCGGCTCGAGCGCGGCGAGACCGACGCCGTGCTCGAGCTCTACGACACCCGTATCCGGCTTGAGCACACCGACGACTACCGCGACATCTCCAACGCCGCATCGCTGCTCAGCCGGCTGGAGATGGAGGGCGTGGACGTCGGCGGGCGCTGGGAGGAACTGGCGGAGCTCTCCAGCGGACGCACCGAGGACGGCTGCCTGGTCTTCGCCGACCTGCACTACATGCTGGCGCTGGTGGGCGGCGATCGCGAGGACGCCATGCGCGCCATGCTCGGGCGGCTGCGCGAAGACGCGGCGCGCGGCAGTTCGGAAATGGACAGCATCGCGCGCACCGCGGGCGTGCCCAGCGCATTGGGCCTGCAGGCGTTTCGCAACGGCGACTATGACCAGGCCTACCGCGCGCTGATGCGTGCCCGGCCCAACCTGCAGCGCATCGGCGGCAGTCACGCGCAGCGCGACGTCTTCGAGCAGATCACCGCCGAGGCGGCGCTGCGTGCCGGCCATCTTGACGATGCGCGCAGGCTTCTGGACGAGCGCCAGGTGCGGCGCGGCGGGCGCGACGGGTTCGCCACCCGGCGGCTGGCCTTGCTGGAAGGTCTGGCGGGAGACGGGTTGGCGCCCACGGGCACGTGA
- a CDS encoding YeeE/YedE family protein has product MITSNTQNRVLAVSFTAMIAVVAAAWSNGGSQLALAGLIGGVAGFALYHASFGFTAGWRRMVTERRGAGLRAQFVLIVLVAAISFPLLQYGADLGLRIGGFVFPFGVSAALGAFMFGLGMQLGGGCGSGTLFTAGGGSSRMMITLAAFIAGSVIATAHMGYWNSLPAVPGISLVTQFGAAGAFALTAGVLALIALGSVVLERRAHGALEVTRDTGSLLRGPWSMLLGAVMIAGVSIATFLVLGRPWGITSGFALWGAKIAGSVGVPVETWEYWKWQTGALERSVFADATSVMNFTIMAGAMAAAALAGKYRPTLSIDRIGVATAIAGGLLMGYGARLAFGCNIGAYLGGIVSGSVHGWFWFAFGFAGSLLGTRIRRALDMG; this is encoded by the coding sequence ATGATTACAAGCAACACACAAAATCGTGTGCTGGCCGTGTCATTTACGGCGATGATCGCCGTTGTCGCGGCGGCCTGGAGCAATGGCGGTTCCCAACTCGCTCTTGCCGGGCTGATCGGGGGTGTCGCGGGCTTCGCGCTGTATCACGCCAGCTTCGGTTTCACCGCCGGCTGGCGGCGCATGGTTACCGAGCGGCGCGGCGCGGGTCTGCGCGCGCAGTTCGTGCTGATCGTGCTTGTCGCGGCGATCTCCTTCCCGCTGCTGCAGTACGGCGCGGACCTCGGATTGCGCATCGGCGGCTTCGTGTTTCCCTTCGGCGTGTCGGCCGCCTTGGGCGCCTTCATGTTCGGTCTCGGCATGCAACTGGGCGGGGGCTGCGGCTCGGGCACGCTGTTCACCGCGGGCGGCGGATCGAGCCGCATGATGATCACGCTGGCGGCCTTCATCGCGGGCTCGGTGATCGCCACCGCGCATATGGGCTACTGGAATTCCCTCCCCGCGGTGCCAGGCATCTCGCTGGTCACGCAGTTCGGCGCGGCCGGAGCCTTCGCGCTCACCGCCGGCGTGCTGGCGCTCATCGCCTTGGGCTCGGTGGTGCTGGAACGCCGCGCCCACGGGGCGCTTGAGGTCACGCGCGACACGGGATCGCTGCTGCGCGGACCCTGGTCGATGCTGCTCGGCGCGGTGATGATCGCGGGCGTTTCCATCGCCACCTTCCTGGTGCTGGGCCGGCCCTGGGGCATCACCTCGGGCTTCGCGCTGTGGGGCGCCAAGATCGCCGGCAGCGTCGGCGTCCCGGTGGAGACATGGGAATACTGGAAGTGGCAGACGGGCGCGCTCGAGCGCTCGGTCTTCGCGGACGCCACCTCGGTGATGAACTTCACCATCATGGCCGGCGCGATGGCGGCGGCGGCGCTCGCGGGCAAGTACAGGCCGACGCTGTCCATCGACCGCATCGGCGTGGCCACCGCGATCGCCGGCGGGCTGTTGATGGGCTACGGCGCGCGGCTGGCGTTCGGCTGCAACATCGGCGCCTATCTCGGCGGCATCGTTTCAGGCAGCGTGCACGGCTGGTTCTGGTTCGCCTTCGGCTTCGCCGGATCGCTGCTGGGCACCCGCATCCGCCGGGCGCTGGACATGGGCTAG
- a CDS encoding DUF302 domain-containing protein, which yields MRLRLVLFAMIFGLCAAPFATAGPLSAREGWTVHPTPFAYQALVDRLTAAIMAEKMGLVTQASASDGARGQGIEIPGNRVLGVYRNDFARRMLKASVAAGIEAPIRFYVTEDEAGSATLSYKTPSHVFAPYMEEGGAELKALAEDLDAIFEAIAQRAIAP from the coding sequence ATGCGCCTCCGTCTTGTCCTTTTCGCGATGATCTTCGGCCTGTGCGCGGCGCCTTTCGCGACCGCCGGGCCGCTGTCGGCCCGCGAGGGCTGGACGGTCCATCCTACGCCGTTTGCCTACCAGGCGCTGGTCGACCGGCTCACCGCCGCGATCATGGCGGAGAAGATGGGGCTGGTGACCCAGGCAAGCGCGTCCGACGGCGCGCGGGGGCAGGGGATCGAGATCCCGGGCAACCGTGTGCTCGGCGTCTACCGCAACGACTTCGCCCGCCGCATGCTCAAGGCCAGCGTGGCCGCGGGCATCGAGGCGCCGATCCGCTTCTACGTTACCGAGGACGAGGCCGGCTCTGCGACGCTGTCGTACAAGACACCCAGCCATGTCTTCGCGCCCTATATGGAGGAGGGCGGCGCGGAGCTGAAGGCGCTCGCCGAAGATCTCGACGCGATCTTCGAGGCCATCGCGCAGCGGGCGATCGCACCCTGA
- a CDS encoding sulfite exporter TauE/SafE family protein: MIFEVMLVVLCLALGGMLKGATGAGAPVLAVPALAAFFDVQTAVVLLLLPNLFANGWQLWLYRRELPENRFLLPFVAAGIAGVSLGTWMLTALRSETLSVGVSIVVILYIAFRLARPHWKLSMPAGIRLATPAGFLSGILQGASGISAPVSLTFLNALQLGRPTFIATVSLLFMLFVAVQIPALAWAGLITVKLGLMSLAAVVPIFLAMPLGGMLARRLSPAVFDRLILGFLGLLAVKLLFDALG, from the coding sequence ATGATTTTCGAAGTGATGCTCGTCGTCCTGTGTCTCGCGCTTGGCGGGATGCTCAAGGGCGCAACCGGCGCGGGCGCGCCGGTTCTTGCGGTTCCGGCGCTCGCCGCGTTCTTTGATGTGCAGACCGCCGTCGTGCTGCTACTGCTGCCCAATCTTTTCGCCAACGGCTGGCAGTTGTGGCTCTACCGCAGGGAGCTTCCGGAAAACCGCTTTCTGCTGCCGTTCGTCGCGGCCGGAATCGCGGGTGTGTCGCTGGGCACCTGGATGCTCACCGCGCTGCGTTCCGAAACCCTGTCGGTGGGCGTCTCGATCGTGGTGATTCTCTACATCGCCTTCCGCCTGGCGCGGCCGCACTGGAAGCTCTCCATGCCCGCGGGCATCCGGCTTGCGACCCCGGCGGGGTTTTTGAGCGGCATCCTGCAGGGCGCCTCGGGCATTTCCGCCCCTGTCAGCCTGACGTTTCTCAACGCGCTGCAACTGGGCCGTCCGACCTTCATCGCCACCGTGTCGCTGCTGTTCATGCTGTTCGTGGCGGTGCAGATTCCCGCGCTCGCCTGGGCGGGGCTGATCACGGTGAAACTGGGGCTGATGAGCCTGGCCGCCGTGGTGCCGATCTTCCTCGCCATGCCGCTGGGCGGCATGCTGGCGCGCCGCCTGTCGCCCGCGGTCTTCGACAGGCTGATCCTGGGGTTCCTCGGGCTGCTGGCGGTCAAGCTGCTGTTTGACGCGCTCGGCTGA
- a CDS encoding PAS domain-containing methyl-accepting chemotaxis protein — protein sequence MRIFAMNNENSATIAAMSKSQALIEFALDGTILTANENFLQAMGYALEEIRGKHHSLFVEADERDSAAYKEFWANLNKGEFQSAEFKRIGKGGKVVWIQASYNPLIGRNGKPFKIIKFATDITAQKLRNIDYEGQFAAIGQSQAVISFGMDGTIRVANENFLNAMGYEASEVEGKNHSMFVEPAYRESVDYKKFWDALRNGEFQQGEFKRIGKAGREVWIQATYSPICGIDGKPFKVVKYATDRTQQVKDRLRRASVQKTIDADLTAVAEAVSLANQQAESVAAASTQTSSNVQAVAAGAEELAASVSEISRQVSQALDISKTAVDQAGHTNTIISGLATSASTIGEVVELINSIAEQTNLLALNATIEAARAGEAGRGFAVVASEVKELASQTSRATEEIGQQITGVQGTTREAVSAIEAITKTISTVNEISAAIATAVEEQDSVSREMSANMQTAADGVATINVSINEIARSTRTVDEAATKVREASRSLG from the coding sequence ATGCGCATTTTTGCAATGAACAACGAGAATTCGGCCACGATCGCAGCCATGAGCAAGTCTCAGGCGCTCATCGAGTTCGCGTTGGACGGAACCATCCTGACGGCCAACGAGAATTTTCTCCAGGCAATGGGGTACGCGCTCGAGGAAATTCGCGGCAAGCATCACAGCCTCTTCGTGGAAGCGGATGAGCGCGACAGCGCCGCCTACAAAGAGTTTTGGGCCAACCTCAACAAGGGCGAGTTCCAGTCCGCGGAATTCAAACGCATCGGCAAGGGCGGCAAGGTCGTCTGGATTCAGGCGTCCTACAATCCGCTGATCGGCCGCAACGGCAAGCCGTTCAAGATCATCAAATTCGCCACCGACATCACCGCGCAAAAGCTGCGCAACATCGACTATGAGGGCCAGTTCGCGGCGATCGGCCAGTCGCAGGCCGTGATCTCCTTCGGGATGGACGGCACCATTCGCGTTGCCAACGAGAACTTCCTCAACGCCATGGGCTACGAGGCCTCCGAGGTGGAAGGCAAGAACCACTCGATGTTCGTCGAGCCCGCCTACCGCGAAAGCGTGGATTACAAGAAATTCTGGGATGCGCTGCGAAACGGCGAATTCCAGCAAGGCGAATTCAAGCGTATCGGCAAGGCCGGGCGCGAGGTCTGGATCCAGGCCACCTACAGCCCGATCTGCGGCATCGACGGCAAGCCCTTCAAGGTGGTGAAATACGCCACCGACCGGACACAGCAAGTCAAGGATCGATTGCGCCGGGCCAGCGTCCAGAAGACCATCGACGCCGACCTGACGGCCGTGGCAGAGGCTGTGTCGCTGGCGAACCAGCAGGCGGAGAGCGTCGCTGCGGCCTCAACACAGACCTCATCGAACGTGCAGGCGGTTGCCGCGGGCGCCGAAGAGCTGGCGGCTTCCGTGAGCGAGATCAGCCGCCAGGTCAGCCAGGCGCTGGACATCTCGAAGACTGCTGTGGATCAGGCGGGCCATACCAATACGATCATCTCCGGTCTCGCCACATCGGCCAGCACCATCGGCGAGGTCGTCGAGCTGATCAATTCGATTGCCGAGCAGACCAACCTTCTCGCGCTCAACGCCACCATCGAGGCAGCGCGCGCGGGCGAAGCCGGCAGGGGCTTTGCGGTTGTGGCCTCCGAGGTCAAGGAACTTGCGAGCCAGACGTCCAGGGCGACGGAAGAGATCGGTCAACAGATCACGGGGGTTCAGGGAACCACCCGGGAAGCGGTCTCCGCCATCGAGGCCATCACCAAAACCATTTCGACCGTCAACGAGATCTCCGCCGCCATTGCTACAGCCGTGGAGGAACAGGATTCCGTCAGCCGCGAAATGTCGGCCAACATGCAAACGGCTGCCGACGGCGTCGCAACGATCAACGTCAGCATCAACGAAATCGCCCGGTCAACCCGGACGGTGGATGAGGCCGCGACCAAGGTGCGCGAAGCGTCACGCTCGCTCGGCTGA
- a CDS encoding thiamine pyrophosphate-binding protein, with translation MTGADIIAASLKVAGCSTAFGIPGGEVLALVDAMSLAGIRFVLTKHENAAGFMAEGAWHAEATDSNDAAPGILVATLGPGMANAVNVVANAHQERVPMIFLTGCVDEAEAETYTHQVFDHQAVLRPIVKASFRASAGALAPMMQKALALACEGQPGPVHIDLPISVAEGRTTEVPPARIAPPPSLRDTPAAGLDETRALLAAANRPLVIAGVDALNEGAGDAIAEFCKAAGAPLITTYKAKGLMDESHALALGGAGLSPKADRILLPLVEASDFILLAGYDPIEMRTGWRNPWSVETNVVEIASVPRTHGMHTVSHTLTGGVAPTLKALAQGIASRPGWSDGEPGRARTDLENAFAAEDAGWGPATVFHALREALPKTTVATADSGAHRILLSQIWRVAKPRQLLQSAALCTMGCAVPLAAGYKYKRPDTPVVAFVGDAGLEMGLGELATLRDLNLPVIIVVLVDASLALIELKQRSSQRANAGVDFGESDFPAIAKALGGHGVWIGDTDTLRREADAALARDSFTVLACRIGRKAYDGTF, from the coding sequence ATGACCGGTGCCGATATCATCGCCGCCTCGCTCAAGGTCGCCGGCTGCTCCACCGCCTTCGGCATTCCCGGCGGCGAGGTGCTGGCGCTCGTCGATGCCATGAGCCTCGCCGGCATCCGCTTCGTGCTCACCAAGCACGAGAACGCCGCCGGCTTCATGGCGGAAGGCGCCTGGCACGCCGAGGCCACAGACAGCAATGACGCCGCGCCGGGCATCCTGGTGGCCACCCTCGGCCCCGGCATGGCCAATGCGGTCAATGTGGTCGCCAACGCGCATCAGGAGCGCGTGCCGATGATCTTTCTCACCGGCTGCGTCGATGAGGCGGAGGCCGAGACCTACACCCACCAGGTGTTCGACCATCAGGCCGTGCTGCGCCCCATCGTCAAGGCGAGCTTTCGCGCAAGCGCGGGCGCGCTGGCGCCGATGATGCAAAAGGCGCTGGCGCTGGCGTGCGAGGGCCAGCCCGGGCCGGTGCATATCGACCTGCCGATCTCGGTCGCCGAAGGCAGGACAACCGAGGTCCCGCCCGCGCGCATCGCGCCGCCTCCATCGCTTCGAGACACGCCGGCAGCCGGACTCGACGAAACCCGCGCGTTGCTCGCAGCCGCCAATCGTCCGCTGGTGATCGCCGGCGTCGACGCGCTCAACGAAGGCGCGGGCGATGCCATCGCAGAGTTCTGCAAGGCAGCAGGCGCGCCGCTGATCACTACCTACAAGGCCAAGGGGCTGATGGACGAGAGCCACGCGCTTGCGCTCGGCGGCGCGGGGCTGTCCCCCAAGGCGGACCGGATCCTGCTGCCACTGGTGGAGGCATCGGATTTCATCCTGCTCGCCGGTTACGATCCGATCGAGATGCGCACCGGCTGGCGCAATCCTTGGAGCGTGGAGACGAACGTGGTCGAGATCGCCTCGGTGCCCCGCACCCACGGCATGCATACGGTCAGCCACACGCTCACGGGCGGCGTGGCGCCAACGCTCAAGGCGCTCGCTCAAGGCATCGCGTCGCGCCCGGGTTGGTCAGACGGAGAACCCGGGCGCGCGCGCACGGACCTTGAAAATGCGTTCGCGGCGGAAGACGCCGGCTGGGGTCCGGCCACGGTCTTCCACGCCCTGCGCGAAGCCCTGCCCAAGACCACCGTTGCGACAGCCGACAGCGGCGCGCACCGCATCCTGCTCAGCCAGATCTGGCGCGTGGCAAAACCTCGCCAGTTGCTGCAATCCGCCGCCCTGTGCACCATGGGCTGCGCCGTGCCGCTGGCGGCCGGTTACAAATACAAGCGTCCGGACACCCCCGTGGTCGCCTTTGTCGGCGACGCGGGTCTGGAGATGGGCCTGGGCGAACTCGCGACCCTGCGCGATCTCAATCTGCCGGTGATCATCGTGGTTCTGGTCGACGCCAGCCTGGCGCTCATCGAGCTGAAGCAGCGCTCGTCGCAGCGCGCCAACGCCGGTGTGGATTTCGGCGAGAGCGATTTTCCCGCCATCGCCAAGGCGCTGGGAGGGCACGGTGTCTGGATCGGGGATACGGACACGCTGCGTCGCGAGGCGGACGCCGCCCTTGCCCGCGACAGCTTCACCGTGCTTGCCTGCCGCATCGGCCGCAAGGCCTATGACGGCACGTTCTAG